Proteins co-encoded in one Erinaceus europaeus chromosome X, mEriEur2.1, whole genome shotgun sequence genomic window:
- the TAB3 gene encoding TGF-beta-activated kinase 1 and MAP3K7-binding protein 3 produces MAQSSPQLDIQVLHDLRQRFPEIPEGVVSQCMLQNNNNLEACCRALSQESSKYLYMEYHSPEDNRMNRNRLLHINLGIHSPSSYHPGDGVQLNGGRTLVHSSSDGHIDPQHAAGKQLICLVQEPHSAPAVVAATPSYNPFFMNEQNRSAATPPSQPPQQPSSMQTGMNPSAMQGPSPPPPPPSYMHIPRYSTNPITVTVSQNLPSGQAVPRALQILPQIPSNLYGPPGSIYIRQTSQSSSGRQTPQSTPWQSSPQGPVHYSQRPLPVYPHQQNYQPSQYSPKQQQIPQPAYHSPPPSQCPSPFSSPQHQVQPSQLGHPGSHVFMPPSPSTTPPHPYQQGPPSYQKQGSHSVAYLPYTTSSLPKGSMKKIEITVEPSQRPGTGINRSPSPISSQPSPRNQHSLYTATTPPSSSPSRGISSQPKPPFSVNPVYITYTQPTGPSCAPSPSPRMIPNPTTVFKITVGRATTENLLNLVDQEERSAAPEPIQPISVIPGSGGEKGSYKYQRSSSSGSDDYAYTQALLLHQRARMERLAKQLKLEKEELERLKAEVNSMEHDLMQRRLRRVSCTTAIPTPEEMTRLRSMNRQLQINVDCTLKEVDLLQSRGNFDPKAMNNFYDNIEPGPIVPPKPSKKDSSDPCTIERKARRISVTSRVQADVHDTQTADEHLAGSKHNPRTHPRDEDYEGAPWNCDSCTFLNHPALNRCEQCEMPRYT; encoded by the exons ATGGCGCAAAGCAGTCCACAGCTCGATATTCAGGTTCTTCATGACCTCCGACAACGTTTTCCAGAAATTCCAGAGGGTGTGGTATCTCAGTGCATGTTACAG aatAATAACAATCTGGAAGCCTGTTGCCGAGCACTTTCCCAGGAGAGTAGCAAATACTTGTATATGGAATACCATAGTCCAGAGGACAACAGGATGAATAGAAACCGCCTTTTGCATATTAACCTGGGGATCCATTCTCCTAGTAGCTACCATCCAGGGGATGGCGTGCAGCTTAATGGTGGTCGAACACTGGTACATAGCTCAAGCGATGGACATATTGATCCACAACACGCAGCGGGTAAACAGCTGATATGTTTAGTTCAGGAACCACACTCGGCTCCAGCTGTGGTGGCTGCTACTCCCAGCTATAATCCATTTTTTATGAATGAACAGAATAGAAGTGCAGCTACTCCTCCTTCACAGCCACCTCAACAGCCATCTTCCATGCAAACAGGCATGAACCCTTCTGCTATGCAAGGACCTTCACCGCCACCTCCACCTCCTTCGTACATGCACATACCTCGGTATAGTACAAATCCAATTACTGTTACAGTATCCCAGAACCTCCCTTCTGGACAGGCTGTACCAAGAGCTTTACAAATTCTTCCACAAATTCCAAGCAATCTCTATGGGCCTCCTGGTTCTATTTATATTAGACAGACATCTCAGAGTTCATCAGGACGACAAACTCCTCAGAGTACACCATGGCAGTCCTCACCACAGGGCCCAGTTCATTATAGCCAACGTCCTTTACCTGTATATCCACATCAGCAGAACTATCAACCTTCTCAGTATTCTCCAAAACAGCAGCAGATCCCTCAGCCTGCTTACCATTCACCGCCCCCTTCTCAGTGTCCGTCACCCTTCAGCTCACCACAGCATCAAGTGCAGCCTTCCCAGTTGGGTCACCCGGGCTCCCATGTCTTTATGCCACCTAGTCCTTCAACTACTCCACCCCATCCATATCAACAAGGACCTCCAAGCTATCAGAAACAGGGAAGCCATTCAGTTGCCTATCTCCCATACACAACATCTAGTTTACCCAAAGGGtccatgaaaaaaatagaaattacagTCGAACCCTCTCAAAGACCTGGCACAGGAATTAATAGAAGCCCTTCGCCTATTAGTAGTCAACCATCTCCTCGGAATCAGCACTCGCTGTATACAGCCACCACACCACCTTCGAGCTCTCCTTCACGAGGAATATCCAGTCAGCCAAAACCTCCATTTAGTGTTAACCCTGTATATATCACATATACACAGCCAACTGGACCTTCATGTGCCCCATCACCATCTCCTCGGATGATACCAAACCCAACTACAGTTTTTAAAATTACTGTAGGCCGAGCAACAACTGAGAATCTTTTAAATTTAGTGGACCAAGAAGAGCGTTCTGCTGCCCCCGAACCTATTCAGCCCATCTCGGTGATACCAGGCTCAGGGGGTGAAAAAGGAAGCTATAAGTATCAAAGAAGTTCAAGTTCTGGATCAGATGACTATGCCTATACACAAG CCTTGCTGTTACATCAGCGAGCAAGGATGGAGAGGCTAGCAAAACAATTGAAACTTGAGAAGGAGGAGCTAGAGCGACTGAAGGCAGAAGTTAACAGTATGGAGCATGACCTGATGCAGAGACGGCTCAGAAGGGTCAGCTGTACCACTGCTATCCCAACG CCTGAGGAAATGACAAGATTGAGAAGCATGAACAGACAACTCCAGATAAATGTTGACTGTACACTGAAAGAAGTTGACCTTCTTCAATCTAGAG GAAACTTTGATCCAAAAGCCATGAATAATTTTTATGACAACATAGAACCTGGCCCAATTGTACCACCCAAGCCGTCTAAAAAAG ACTCTTCAGACCCCTGCACCATTGAGAGAAAAGCCCGAAGGATTAGCGTGACCTCCAGAGTACAGGCAGATGTCCATGACACCCAGACAGCAGATG AGCATCTAGCTGGCTCCAAACACAACCCTCGGACACACCCCCGAGATGAAGACTACGAAGGGGCTCCGTGGAACTGTGACAGCTGTACCTTCCTGAACCACCCAGCACTAAATCGCTGTGAGCAGTGTGAGATGCCACGGTACACCTGA